One Rubripirellula reticaptiva genomic region harbors:
- a CDS encoding SulP family inorganic anion transporter: MLNFFRQQSGSIKNDVLSGVTVALALVPEAIAFAFVAGVSPLIGLYSAFFLGLITAVVGGRPGMISGATGAMAVVVVSLVATYGVEYLFPTVILCGLFQIAIGIGRLGKLIRMVPHSVMLGFVNGLAIVIGLAQLGSFKTLSDDGNLVFLSGTRLGLMLALVALTMAIIAWLPKLTKAIPASLAAILTITMISIAVNRGVEPGQPNMLATVGDMLRTNTKAKSIADARADLAVLTNENENDDDALALNASLVSAGAASSIESTPEIKAASDRVAAAIASTDGEESGISGGLPRLFFLDFDMVPMNFETLRIILPFAVVLCGVGLIESLMTLTLIDEITETRGQGNRECIGQGVANMTCGLFGGMGGCAMIGQSLINVNSGGRGRLSGVTASICLLLFVLFLAPWIEQIPMAALVGVMFMVVIGTFEWASLKMFRRMPTSDMLVMVLVAGYTVFMHDLATAVILGVIVSALVFAWQHATHIGADSKLNEFGSKIYQLHGPLFFASVTSFKEMFDVANDPDDVVIDFYYTRVYDQSGLEAINGLAEKYQAAGKRLHLTHLSAECRELLDNAGDLVEINVSEDPQYHIASDRLA, translated from the coding sequence ATGCTCAACTTTTTTCGCCAACAATCTGGTTCCATCAAGAACGACGTGCTGTCAGGCGTAACTGTCGCCCTGGCTCTCGTCCCCGAAGCGATCGCGTTCGCGTTTGTTGCCGGCGTTTCTCCTCTGATTGGACTGTACTCGGCGTTTTTTCTGGGGCTGATCACTGCTGTGGTTGGCGGTCGGCCTGGCATGATTTCCGGTGCCACTGGTGCGATGGCCGTAGTGGTCGTTTCACTGGTTGCGACGTATGGCGTTGAGTACCTGTTCCCGACGGTAATTCTTTGTGGATTGTTTCAGATTGCGATCGGCATTGGCCGGCTCGGCAAACTGATCCGCATGGTTCCTCACTCGGTCATGTTAGGTTTCGTCAACGGTCTAGCGATCGTGATTGGATTGGCCCAGCTTGGCAGTTTCAAAACGCTGTCCGACGATGGCAATTTGGTGTTCCTGTCCGGCACTCGTTTGGGACTGATGTTGGCTCTGGTTGCACTGACAATGGCGATCATCGCGTGGTTGCCAAAACTGACGAAGGCCATTCCTGCGTCACTTGCTGCGATTTTGACGATCACGATGATTTCGATCGCCGTCAATCGCGGTGTCGAACCGGGCCAACCCAATATGTTGGCAACTGTTGGCGACATGCTGCGAACCAACACCAAGGCCAAGTCAATCGCGGATGCTCGAGCTGACTTGGCAGTTCTGACTAACGAAAATGAAAACGATGATGATGCATTGGCGTTAAACGCCAGCCTTGTCAGCGCAGGTGCAGCGAGCTCGATCGAATCAACACCCGAGATCAAAGCGGCGTCCGACAGGGTGGCTGCGGCGATCGCATCGACCGATGGCGAAGAGTCTGGCATCAGCGGCGGGCTGCCGCGGTTGTTCTTTCTGGACTTCGACATGGTGCCGATGAATTTCGAAACATTGCGAATCATTCTGCCATTCGCAGTCGTGCTGTGCGGCGTCGGTTTGATCGAGTCGTTGATGACATTGACGTTGATCGACGAGATCACTGAAACGCGTGGTCAGGGCAATCGTGAGTGCATTGGCCAGGGCGTTGCAAACATGACTTGCGGCTTGTTCGGGGGCATGGGCGGATGTGCGATGATTGGCCAGTCGCTGATCAACGTGAACTCGGGTGGACGCGGACGCTTGTCGGGTGTCACCGCATCGATTTGCCTGTTGTTGTTTGTCTTGTTTTTGGCGCCGTGGATTGAACAGATCCCGATGGCGGCTTTGGTTGGCGTGATGTTCATGGTTGTGATCGGCACATTCGAGTGGGCGTCGCTGAAGATGTTCCGCCGGATGCCAACCAGCGACATGTTGGTGATGGTTTTGGTCGCCGGCTATACGGTTTTCATGCACGACTTGGCCACCGCCGTGATCTTGGGTGTGATCGTGTCGGCTCTTGTATTCGCTTGGCAGCACGCGACTCACATTGGTGCCGATTCCAAACTGAACGAATTTGGCAGCAAGATTTATCAACTGCACGGGCCGCTGTTCTTTGCTTCGGTGACATCGTTCAAAGAAATGTTCGACGTCGCCAACGATCCCGACGACGTCGTGATCGACTTTTACTACACCCGCGTCTACGACCAATCTGGACTGGAAGCGATCAACGGGCTTGCCGAAAAGTACCAGGCCGCAGGCAAACGCCTGCACCTGACTCACCTTAGCGCCGAGTGTCGCGAATTGCTGGATAACGCAGGCGATTTGGTTGAGATTAACGTTTCCGAAGATCCGCAGTACCACATCGCCTCGGACCGTTTAGCGTAA